A window of the Hordeum vulgare subsp. vulgare chromosome 5H, MorexV3_pseudomolecules_assembly, whole genome shotgun sequence genome harbors these coding sequences:
- the LOC123399251 gene encoding receptor-like protein EIX2, with protein MARPRHLQIQVAAILRTTWFLVFLRSSSAAAVPALRSPPSPPAAPGGTLCIPRERDALLGFKAGLTDPSNYLSSWRGEVDCCRWAVVECSNRTGHVVKLQVRTHTNSKGELVPGTTIGGEISSSLLTLRHLKHLDLSSNNFGGRPIPEFIGGLGSLTHLLLANSYFGGRMPPHLGNLSSLLVLDLYDYYQPHNCYSPSLTWVSRLQKLRHLAMSGVDLSAAVDWAHAVNMLPSLVLLELVSCGLRNTMPLPFRSNLTSLVTLHLESNSFNSSFGANYLAWDLPALQHFYMDSCGIEGSIPDAVGNLTSIQTLSLSRNNFGMVPWSLKKLKKLKFLNLGENFIGGAIQDLLHRLPTDDLQQLYLYQNNFTGSLPDWLEQFSSLSILWLRNNKLSGEIPISMRELANLKDLRLDSNNLHGTITEEHFRNLTSLQVLWISNNSLTILVDNTWNPPFKLTSAGFRSCILGPHFPTWISQPTLDILDIANTSIHDSIPIEFWMAMHNVQVLELSENRFVGRLPPFSIFGALEVVVLDISSNHLDGPISTLPKNLVYLDLSRNNLSGPLPSDIGAPTVETLMLFQNYFSGTIPCSLFELQQLKFLDLSDNLLNGTLPNCPESPKTSNITMLNLNSNDISGVFPSFLKRCKELKFLDLAYNKFSGRLPTWIGSKLPYLAILRLRSNMFSGGIPLKITKMNRLQYLDIASNNISGKIPLSLGSLIAMADTPNQQDALSQYVQIQLPSSGTVGATNSDSFWVITKGRRLEYTTGINYMVNIDLSSNRLTGHIPEEIGMLVALKNLNLSWNHLSSKMPQTIGELRAVESLDLSHNELSGEIPTSLAHLTSLARLNLSYNNLTGSIPSGNQLQILDDPASIYIGNPSLCGPPISRKCWGTETSPRAPEDEHEGMSDALSLYLGVGTGLVAGLWIVFCGFLFKRNWRIRWFLFTDRVYDWVYLQVELRWASLARNKSIGAG; from the coding sequence ATGGCGAGGCCAAGACATCTGCAGATCCAAGTTGCGGCGATCCTCCGAACGACGTGGTTCCTCGTCTTCCTCCGGAGCTCGTCGGCCGCAGCCGTGCCTGCACTCCGATCACCGCCATCACCACCGGCAGCGCCAGGAGGCACCCTCTGCATCCCCCGCGAGCGGGACGCGCTTCTCGGCTTCAAGGCCGGCCTCACCGACCCGAGCAACTACCTGTCGTCATGGCGGGGCGAGGTGGACTGCTGCCGGTGGGCCGTCGTTGAGTGCAGCAACCGGACTGGCCACGTCGTTAAGCTCCAGGTCAGAACCCACACCAACTCGAAAGGTGAACTCGTGCCCGGAACTACCATTGGAGGTGAGATAAGCTCCTCCTTGCTCACTCTGCGTCATCTCAAGCACCTGGACCTCTCGTCCAACAACTTCGGCGGCAGGCCGATCCCGGAGTTCATCGGTGGACTCGGCAGCCTGACACATCTCCTCCTCGCCAACTCGTACTTCGGCGGCCGGATGCCTCCCCACCTCGGAAACCTCTCCAGCTTGCTCGTCCTCGACCTCTACGACTACTATCAGCCCCACAATTGTTACTCGCCTAGTCTCACATGGGTGTCGCGCCTGCAGAAGCTACGCCACCTCGCCATGTCCGGGGTGGACCTAAGTGCCGCCGTCGACTGGGCTCATGCTGTCAACATGCTCCCCTCCTTGGTACTCCTTGAACTAGTATCCTGCGGGCTTCGGAACACTATGCCGCTGCCGTTCCGCTCCAACCTCACATCACTAGTGACCCTACATCTCGAGTCCAACTCCTTTAACTCGTCCTTTGGAGCCAACTACTTGGCTTGGGACCTGCCCGCTCTCCAACACTTTTACATGGATAGCTGCGGAATCGAGGGTTCTATTCCTGACGCAGTTGGAAACTTGACCTCCATTCAAACACTATCCCTTAGCAGAAACAACTTTGGCATGGTGCCTTGGAGCTTGAAGAAACTTAAAAAattgaaattcctcaacttaggGGAGAACTTCATCGGCGGGGCCATACAAGATCTATTGCATAGATTGCCAACGGATGACTTACAACAGCTATACTTGTACCAGAATAATTTCACAGGGAGCCTTCCAGATTGGCTAGAGCAATTTAGCAGTTTGTCCATACTTTGGCTCCGTAATAATAAACTATCCGGAGAGATACCGATCAGTATGCGGGAACTCGCAAATTTAAAGGACTTACGGTTGGATTCAAACAACTTGCATGGTACGATCACCGAAGAGCATTTCAGGAATCTTACTAGCCTACAGGTTCTATGGATCTCCAATAATTCCTTAACTATACTGGTTGACAACACGTGGAACCCTCCATTCAAATTAACTTCAGCGGGCTTTAGATCTTGCATCCTGGGCCCCCATTTTCCAACATGGATTAGCCAACCAACACTCGACATTCTTGATATTGCAAACACAAGTATACATGATTCCATTCCCATTGAGTTTTGGATGGCAATGCACAATGTGCAAGTTTTGGAGTTATCAGAAAATCGGTTTGTTGGCAGGCTTCCCCCTTTTTCTATATTTGGTGCATTGGAAGTTGTCGTGTTGGATATCAGTTCAAACCATCTTGATGGCCCGATTTCGACACTCCCAAAGAACCTAGTCTACTTGGACCTCTCTAGGAACAACCTATCGGGTCCACTACCATCAGATATTGGAGCGCCCACAGTAGAAACACTCATGCTCTTCCAAAATTATTTTTCTGGAACCATTCCATGCTCCCTGTTTGAGTTGCAGCAACTGAAGTTCCTGGACCTATCAGATAACCTACTAAACGGCACATTGCCCAATTGCCCAGAGTCACCCAAAACGTCAAATATCACCATGCTTAACTTGAATAGCAATGATATTTCAGGAGTATTCCCATCATTTCTCAAGAGGTGTAAAGAGCTAAAATTCCTTGACCTGGCATACAATAAATTTTCTGGGAGGTTACCAACATGGATCGGGTCAAAGTTACCGTACTTGGCAATTCTGCGGTTGCGATCAAACATGTTTTCTGGTGGCATCCCTTTGAAAATTACCAAGATGAATCGGCTTCAGTATTTAGACATTGCAAGCAACAACATCTCAGGGAAGATACCACTTTCACTTGGGAGCCTCATAGCTATGGCTGATACTCCCAATCAACAAGATGCCCTTTCCCAATATGTCCAAATTCAACTGCCTTCTTCGGGAACTGTTGGTGCTACTAATAGTGATAGTTTTTGGGTAATCACAAAAGGTCGGCGGCTTGAGTACACAACAGGAATCAATTACATGGTAAACATTGATCTTTCCAGCAACAGGTTGACAGGGCATATTCCTGAGGAAATCGGCATGCTCGTTGCATTGAAAAACTTGAATTTGTCATGGAATCACCTTAGTAGCAAAATGCCCCAAACTATTGGTGAGCTTCGGGCAGTGGAATCTTTGGATCTCTCACATAATGAGCTGTCTGGTGAAATCCCTACAAGTTTGGCACATCTGACATCATTGGCCCGCTTGAACTTGTCGTATAACAATCTGACAGGCAGcataccttccggcaatcaactaCAAATTTTGGACGATCCAGCATCAATCTACATCGGCAACCCAAGTCTCTGTGGTCCACCCATCTCAAGGAAATGTTGGGGAACTGAAACCTCTCCACGGGCTCCTGAAGATGAGCATGAGGGCATGAGCGATGCATTGTCGCTATACCTCGGCGTTGGCACGGGATTGGTAGCGGGTCTCTGGATTGTCTTTTGTGGCTTcttattcaagaggaattggagaATTCGTTGGTTCTTGTTCACTGACAGAGTGTATGATTGGGTTTATTTGCAAGTGGAACTGAGGTGGGCTTCACTGGCAAGAAATAAATCCATAGGGGCTGGCTGA
- the LOC123399252 gene encoding receptor-like protein EIX2: protein MAMPRQPFQALVILLLATWFLRSSLAQPVLALPSPPPPPDTLCIPRERDALLEFKAGLVDPDNYLSLWRGEECCRWIGVECSNRTGHVVKLELDGSNIIDGPMEGEINPSLLTLRHLRHLDLSFNDFGGKPIPEFIGGLRNLTHLLLSGSYFGGRIPPHLGNLSNLLILDLSNQLHGCYSPDLAWLSQLWKLKYLGMSQVDLSAVVNWAHVVNMLPSLVFLELQSCGLRSTMPPPLNSNLTSLENLYLDSNSFNSSVGANYLAWDLPVLKILSMYSCGVQGLIPAAVGNLTYIQSLVLDNNNFFGKVPSTFKKLKKLQVLRLSNNLISGGIEDLLLHRLPTDELQELHLQHNRLAGRIPARLEQFSSLSTLRLNDNKLFGEVPVGIRDLTNLKELRLNSNNLHGTITEHHFTNLTRLEVLWLSNNSLTILVDNTWNTPFKLTSASFRSCILGPKFPTWIGQTTLGTLDISNTSIQDSIPDEFWNAVSHAKILDLSENRIVGRLPTFSLFGRLGASLLDISSNQLVGPIPTLPKSLLYLDLSGNNLSGELLSDIGAPELQVLMLFKNSFSGAIPCSLFELEQLKSLDLSENQLNGTLLDCPNAPETSNVFMLSLNNNNITGEFPSFLQRFKELKFLDLAYNQFSGSLPAWIGSKLPYLAFMRLRSNMFSGGIPVEVTGMKGLQYLDIASNNISGDIPLSLGNLVAMAHTPNQQDALFQIVHFRLASTYMFIDPSDMDSLVVVTKGQQLEYTTGIAYMVNIDLSCNRLTGKIPQEIGMLVALTNLNLSWNHLSGMIPQTIGELRAVESFDLSHNELSGEIPTSLASLTSLTHLNLSYNNLTGTIPSGNQLRTLDDQPSIYVGNPGLCGPPVSRNCSGNEITPQAPEEQHEGMSDVLSFYLGIDTGLIAGLWMVFCGFLFKRNWRIRWFSFSDSVYDWVYLRVALSRASLARKKTVGAG, encoded by the coding sequence ATGGCCATGCCAAGACAGCCGTTCCAGGCTTTGGTGATCCTCCTCCTAGCGACGTGGTTCCTCCGGAGCTCGTTAGCCCAACCCGTTCTCGCActcccatcaccaccaccaccaccggacacCCTCTGCATCCCCCGGGAGCGTGACGCGCTCCTCGAATTCAAGGCTGGCCTCGTCGACCCGGACAACTATCTCTCGTTGTGGCGGGGCGAGGAGTGTTGCCGGTGGATAGGCGTCGAGTGCAGCAACCGAACCGGCCACGTCGTCAAGCTCGAGCTCGATGGCTCTAACATCATCGATGGGCCTATGGAAGGTGAGATAAACCCCTCCTTGCTCACCCTACGACATCTGAGGCACCTTGATCTCTCGTTCAATGACTTCGGCGGCAAGCCCATCCCAGAGTTCATCGGCGGCCTCAGGAACCTAACGCATCTACTCCTCTCCGGCTCGTACTTCGGTGGGCGGATCCCTCCCCACCTCGGGAACCTCTCCAACCTTCTCATCCTTGATCTCTCAAATCAGTTGCATGGTTGTTACTCGCCTGATCTCGCATGGCTCTCGCAGCTATGGAAGCTAAAGTACCTTGGCATGTCTCAGGTGGACCTTAGCGCCGTCGTCAACTGGGCTCATGTTGTTAACATGCTCCCCTCCCTCGTATTTCTTGAACTACAGTCTTGCGGGCTTCGGAGCACTATGCCTCCACCGTTGAACTCCAACCTCACATCACTAGAAAACCTCTACCTCGACTCCAACTCCTTTAACTCGTCCGTTGGAGCCAACTACTTGGCTTGGGATCTACCTGTTCTCAAAATTCTTTCCATGTATAGCTGCGGGGTTCAGGGTCTTATCCCTGCCGCGGTGGGAAACTTGACCTACATCCAATCGTTGGTCCTTGACAATAACAACTTCTTCGGCAAGGTGCCATCCACCTTCAAGAAACTCAAGAAATTACAAGTGCTCAGATTATCAAATAACCTCATTAGCGGGGGCATAGAAGATCTATTGTTGCATAGATTGCCAACTGATGAGTTACAAGAGTTGCACTTGCAGCACAATAGGTTGGCAGGGAGAATCCCAGCTCGGTTAGAGCAATTTAGCAGCTTGTCCACACTTCGGCTCAATGACAACAAGCTATTTGGAGAGGTACCGGTTGGTATACGGGATCTCACAAATTTAAAGGAGTTACGGTTAAACTCAAACAATCTCCATGGTACAATCACTGAACACCATTTCACAAACCTGACTAGGTTAGAAGTCTTGTGGCTCTCCAATAATTCCTTAACTATATTGGTTGACAACACATGGAACACTCCATTCAAATTAACTTCTGCGAGCTTTAGATCTTGCATCCTAGGGCCTAAGTTTCCAACATGGATTGGCCAAACAACACTCGGTACTCTTGATATTTCAAACACTAGTATACAGGATTCCATTCCTGATGAGTTTTGGAACGCCGTTTCCCATGCTAAAATTTTGGACTTGTCGGAAAATCGGATTGTTGGCAGGCTTCCCACATTTTCCTTGTTTGGTCGATTGGGGGCTAGTTTACTGGATATCAGTTCTAACCAGCTTGTTGGCCCCATTCCAACACTTCCAAAGAGCCTTCTCTACTTGGACCTCTCAGGCAACAACCTATCAGGCGAATTGCTATCAGATATTGGAGCACCAGAGCTGCAAGTACTCATGCTCTTCAAAAATTCATTTTCGGGCGCAATTCCATGCTCCCTGTTTGAGTTGGAACAATTGAAGTCCTTAGACCTATCAGAGAACCAACTAAATGGGACATTGCTGGATTGCCCTAACGCACCAGAAACTTCAAATGTTTTCATGCTTAGCTTGAATAACAACAATATTACGGGAGAATTTCCGTCGTTTCTTCAGAGGTTTAAAGAGCTGAAATTCCTTGATCTGGCATACAATCAATtttctgggagcttgccggcgtgGATCGGTTCAAAGTTACCATACTTGGCATTTATGCGGTTGCGGTCAAACATGTTCTCTGGTGGTATCCCTGTTGAAGTCACCGGGATGAAGGGGCTTCAGTATTTAGACATTGCAAGTAATAACATCTCAGGGGACATACCACTGTCACTTGGGAATCTTGTGGCTATGGCTCATACTCCCAACCAACAAGATGCCCTTTTCCAAATTGTCCACTTTCGATTGGCTTCCACATATATGTTCATCGATCCCTCTGATATGGATAGTTTGGTGGTGGTCACAAAGGGTCAACAGCTTGAATACACAACAGGAATTGCGTACATGGTGAACATTGATTTGTCCTGCAACAGATTAACAGGGAAGATTCCTCAGGAAATTGGCATGCTTGTAGCATTAACGAACCTAAACTTGTCCTGGAATCATCTCAGTGGCATGATCCCCCAAACTATTGGTGAACTACGGGCAGTCGAATCATTCGACCTCTCTCATAATGAGCTCTCTGGTGAAATCCCAACAAGTTTGGCATCCCTAACATCATTGACCCATTTGAACTTGTCATACAACAACCTGACGGGAACCATACCATCTGGGAACCAGTTAAGGACTCTCGATGACCAGCCATCCATCTATGTTGGCAACCCAGGTCTCTGTGGTCCACCTGTATCAAGGAACTGTTCAGGAAATGAAATCACTCCACAGGCTCCCGAAGAACAACATGAGGGCATGAGTGATGTGTTGTCATTTTACCTCGGTATTGATACAGGGTTAATAGCCGGGCTCTGGATGGTCTTTTGTGGCTTCTTGTTCAAGAGGAATTGGAGAATTCGTTGGTTCTCGTTCTCTGACAGCGTGTATGACTGGGTTTACCTGCGAGTAGCACTGAGTCGGGCTTCACTGGCAAGAAAAAAAACAGTAGGGGCTGGCTGA